One region of Streptomyces sp. NBC_00442 genomic DNA includes:
- a CDS encoding Rv1733c family protein has protein sequence MRAVVGVWRWRRCPLRRRTDVVEAWLALVALALMVLAAPAVGFLCGSLTDTTLRRAVADQRRHRHVTTAVVVHNADRRAPLAEPDGTSLRTTGSRVVANWTAYDGSSHHGTLASPRQAPAPGSTFPIWTDDHGRPAPPPMAPTAARTHAVFAGICAAVTAAGLIEAIRRLIVWRLIRRRYERLDRAWARYGPDWGRTGAGS, from the coding sequence GTGCGAGCCGTGGTCGGGGTGTGGCGCTGGCGGCGCTGTCCGCTGCGTCGCCGCACCGATGTCGTGGAAGCCTGGCTGGCGCTCGTGGCGCTGGCCCTCATGGTGCTCGCCGCACCCGCCGTCGGGTTCCTGTGCGGTTCGCTCACCGACACGACGCTGCGCAGGGCGGTCGCCGACCAGCGCCGGCACCGGCACGTCACCACGGCCGTCGTCGTACACAACGCCGACCGGCGGGCGCCGCTCGCCGAGCCGGACGGCACGTCGCTGCGCACCACCGGCAGCAGGGTCGTCGCCAACTGGACGGCGTACGACGGCAGTTCACACCACGGCACACTGGCATCGCCGCGGCAGGCGCCCGCTCCCGGCTCCACCTTCCCGATATGGACCGACGACCACGGGCGTCCGGCGCCCCCGCCGATGGCCCCGACCGCGGCCCGTACGCACGCCGTGTTCGCGGGGATCTGCGCGGCCGTGACGGCCGCCGGCCTCATCGAGGCGATCCGGCGGCTGATCGTATGGCGTCTGATACGCCGGCGGTACGAGCGACTGGACCGCGCATGGGCCCGATACGGTCCGGACTGGGGCCGCACGGGCGCGGGCAGCTGA
- a CDS encoding MOSC domain-containing protein, which yields MNNGLNAVVDGIHIHPVKSVGGYDSGQAAVEPWGLAGDRRWMLVNTEGVAVTQRERPALALSSAATLPGGGVRLSAPGCDDLVVEPPRTAAAETVSLFGGTFEAVPATVEAHQWFSSYLDTEVRLMHLDDPAHRRAVDPTYAPDGRTVSFADGFPLQIATRSSLDALNALIAQGDHAVEGPLPMNRFRPNVVLGHTEPWAEDTWSRISIGEVSFRLAKPCGRCVITTTDQATAERGKEPLRSLARHRRIGKALAFGVLVLPENTGVIRVGDPLKVLA from the coding sequence ATGAACAACGGGCTCAACGCTGTCGTCGACGGGATCCACATCCATCCCGTCAAGTCGGTCGGGGGATACGACAGCGGGCAAGCGGCGGTCGAGCCATGGGGGCTCGCCGGGGACCGCCGCTGGATGCTTGTGAACACCGAGGGCGTCGCCGTCACGCAGCGGGAGCGGCCCGCCCTGGCCCTGAGCAGTGCCGCCACACTGCCGGGCGGCGGCGTGCGGCTGTCCGCGCCGGGCTGCGACGATCTGGTGGTGGAGCCGCCGCGGACGGCGGCCGCCGAGACGGTCTCGCTCTTCGGCGGCACGTTCGAGGCGGTGCCCGCCACCGTCGAGGCGCACCAGTGGTTCAGCTCCTACCTCGACACCGAGGTGCGACTGATGCACCTGGACGACCCGGCACACCGCAGGGCCGTCGATCCCACGTACGCGCCGGACGGACGGACGGTGAGTTTCGCCGACGGCTTTCCGCTCCAGATCGCCACGCGTTCCTCACTGGACGCCCTCAACGCGCTGATCGCACAGGGTGATCATGCCGTCGAAGGGCCGCTGCCGATGAACCGGTTCCGGCCCAATGTGGTGCTCGGCCACACGGAGCCGTGGGCCGAGGACACATGGTCGCGGATCTCCATCGGCGAGGTCTCCTTCCGGCTCGCGAAGCCCTGCGGCCGCTGCGTGATCACCACCACCGACCAGGCCACCGCGGAGCGCGGCAAGGAGCCGCTGCGCAGCCTGGCGCGGCACCGCCGCATCGGCAAGGCACTGGCGTTCGGCGTGCTGGTCCTGCCGGAGAACACCGGCGTCATCCGCGTGGGCGACCCGTTGAAGGTCCTCGCCTAG
- a CDS encoding DUF6643 family protein, producing the protein MTSPRSTYGGGYYSAPFFPDTPIYDSLVAERGTPQIAPIRVPSLYDTGSSSYLPALPSALPALPAAPSQQSPSYASSYGYQQQMQQPVPLQHAATPYIPQQPSAPRGYQGQQSMPQRPAPGTGYEAMRPAAPRPAPAPYEDPYNRPYQGTGY; encoded by the coding sequence ATGACCTCCCCCCGCTCCACCTATGGCGGCGGTTACTACTCCGCGCCGTTCTTCCCGGACACCCCCATCTACGACTCCCTCGTCGCAGAAAGGGGCACGCCTCAGATCGCCCCGATCCGAGTGCCTTCCCTCTACGACACCGGCAGCAGCAGTTACCTGCCGGCCCTTCCGTCGGCGCTGCCCGCGCTGCCGGCCGCCCCTTCGCAGCAGAGCCCTTCCTACGCTTCGTCGTACGGGTACCAGCAGCAGATGCAGCAGCCGGTGCCGCTGCAGCACGCCGCCACCCCGTACATCCCGCAGCAGCCCTCGGCCCCGCGCGGCTATCAGGGGCAGCAGTCCATGCCGCAGCGTCCGGCGCCGGGCACCGGGTACGAGGCCATGCGGCCCGCCGCGCCCCGGCCCGCGCCCGCTCCGTACGAGGATCCGTACAACCGCCCCTACCAGGGCACCGGGTACTGA
- a CDS encoding TerD family protein, translated as MSMLKGANVPVPAHSVRVELAWRSGPGVPDVDASALLLADGRVRSDADFVFYNQPAHSSGAVRHEGKRSQPDAVTDTLVIDLAQMEQAVERVVLAASADGGTFGRVPGLGIRVLDAATGAELARFDSQDATVETAYILGELYRRQGAWKFRAVGQGYDSGLEGLATDFGITVDKPQQPPAAPPAPFTPSLQPPARPATTAPAPTAQVPVAPTPPPPSAAPVRLSKVTLTKEAPRVSLAKQGGSSGAMRVNLNWQTRKQFSGWGAKLGRAAANHSDLDLDLCALYELSDGRKGVVQALGNAFGALHQPPYVHLDGDDRTGAVESGENLTVNLDQKDKFRRLLIFVTIYEGARSFADLHATVTLQPQFGAPVEFFLDECTVPSTVCALALITNDGGDLIVQREARYLVPARGVSPQRTVDQTYGWGMNWTPGRK; from the coding sequence ATGTCCATGCTTAAAGGAGCCAACGTCCCGGTGCCGGCGCACTCGGTGCGCGTCGAGCTGGCCTGGCGATCCGGCCCCGGCGTGCCCGACGTCGATGCCTCGGCCCTCCTGCTGGCCGACGGCCGGGTCCGCTCGGACGCCGACTTCGTCTTCTACAACCAGCCGGCCCACTCCTCCGGCGCGGTGCGCCACGAAGGCAAGCGCTCGCAGCCCGACGCCGTGACGGACACCCTGGTCATCGACCTCGCGCAGATGGAGCAGGCCGTCGAGCGCGTCGTCCTGGCGGCGTCGGCCGACGGCGGCACCTTCGGCCGGGTTCCCGGGCTCGGCATCCGCGTCCTGGACGCGGCCACCGGCGCGGAACTCGCCCGCTTCGACAGCCAGGACGCCACCGTCGAGACCGCCTACATCCTCGGCGAGCTCTACCGGCGTCAGGGTGCCTGGAAGTTCCGCGCCGTCGGGCAGGGCTACGACAGCGGGCTCGAAGGCCTGGCGACGGATTTCGGCATCACCGTCGACAAGCCCCAGCAGCCGCCCGCTGCGCCCCCGGCCCCCTTCACGCCCTCGCTCCAGCCGCCCGCGCGGCCCGCCACGACCGCGCCGGCACCCACCGCGCAGGTACCGGTCGCGCCCACGCCTCCGCCGCCGTCCGCGGCGCCCGTACGCCTGTCCAAAGTCACCCTCACCAAGGAGGCCCCCCGCGTCTCGCTCGCCAAGCAGGGCGGTTCGTCCGGTGCGATGCGCGTCAACCTCAACTGGCAGACACGCAAGCAATTCAGCGGCTGGGGAGCCAAGTTGGGGCGCGCGGCCGCCAACCACTCCGACCTCGACCTCGACCTGTGCGCCCTGTACGAGCTCTCCGACGGCCGCAAAGGCGTCGTCCAGGCCCTGGGCAACGCGTTCGGCGCGCTCCACCAGCCCCCGTACGTCCACCTCGACGGCGACGACCGGACCGGCGCCGTCGAGTCCGGCGAGAACCTCACCGTCAACCTCGACCAGAAGGACAAGTTCCGCCGGCTCCTGATCTTCGTCACCATCTATGAGGGCGCGCGCAGCTTTGCCGACCTGCACGCCACGGTGACCCTCCAGCCGCAGTTCGGGGCCCCGGTCGAGTTCTTCCTCGACGAGTGCACCGTCCCGTCCACGGTCTGCGCGCTCGCGCTCATCACCAATGACGGCGGCGACCTCATCGTCCAGCGCGAAGCCCGCTACCTGGTGCCCGCCCGTGGGGTCAGCCCCCAGCGCACCGTCGACCAGACCTATGGCTGGGGCATGAACTGGACGCCAGGACGCAAGTGA
- a CDS encoding glycosyltransferase, with product MSALVWIALVSLIVWLWLLLGQGFFWRTDQRLPPRAEPGSAELGTWPDVAVVVPARDEAEVLPMSLPSLLAQDYPGRAEIFLVDDGSSDGTGALARSLAERHGGLPLNVVSPGEPEAGWTGKLWALRQGIALARLRDPEYLLLTDADIAHAPDSLRALVAAARGGGFDLVSQMARLRVASGWERLIVPAFVYFFAQLYPFRWINAAKARATAAAGGCVLLRADAAQRARVPDAVRHAVIDDVSVARAVRGSGGRVWLGLADRVDSVRPYPRLGDLWRMVSRSAYAQLRHSPLMLVGTVAGLALVYLAPPLTCLAGLAFDSAGAAWAGGLAWLVMSGTYVPMLRYYRQPLWLAPALPFTALLYLLMTVDSAVQHYRGRGAAWKGRTYARPEAAPEQS from the coding sequence GTGAGCGCCCTCGTATGGATCGCCCTGGTGTCCTTGATCGTCTGGCTCTGGCTGCTGCTCGGGCAGGGTTTCTTCTGGCGCACCGACCAGCGTCTGCCTCCCCGCGCCGAGCCCGGATCCGCCGAGCTCGGAACGTGGCCGGATGTCGCGGTCGTGGTGCCCGCCCGCGACGAGGCGGAGGTGCTGCCGATGAGTCTTCCCTCCCTGCTCGCCCAGGACTATCCCGGGCGCGCGGAGATCTTCCTCGTGGACGACGGGAGCTCGGACGGGACCGGCGCACTGGCCCGCTCCCTCGCCGAGCGGCACGGAGGTCTGCCGCTGAACGTGGTCTCCCCGGGCGAGCCGGAAGCGGGCTGGACGGGCAAGCTGTGGGCGCTGCGCCAGGGCATCGCCCTCGCGCGCCTGCGCGATCCGGAGTACCTGCTGCTCACCGACGCCGACATCGCGCACGCGCCGGACAGCCTGCGTGCGCTGGTGGCCGCGGCGCGGGGCGGCGGCTTCGACCTGGTGTCGCAGATGGCGCGGCTGCGCGTGGCGAGCGGCTGGGAGCGCCTGATCGTCCCGGCGTTCGTCTACTTCTTCGCCCAGCTGTACCCGTTTCGCTGGATCAACGCAGCGAAGGCCCGTGCCACGGCCGCGGCGGGCGGCTGCGTGCTGCTGCGCGCCGACGCGGCGCAGCGGGCGCGCGTGCCCGACGCGGTGCGCCACGCGGTGATCGACGACGTGTCCGTGGCGCGCGCCGTGCGCGGGTCGGGCGGGCGGGTCTGGCTGGGCCTAGCGGACCGGGTGGACAGTGTGCGCCCCTATCCGCGCCTGGGGGACCTGTGGCGGATGGTCTCGCGCAGCGCGTACGCGCAGCTGCGGCACAGCCCGCTGATGCTGGTGGGCACGGTCGCGGGGCTCGCCCTGGTCTATCTGGCGCCGCCGCTCACCTGCCTGGCCGGCCTGGCCTTCGACAGCGCGGGCGCGGCCTGGGCGGGCGGGCTCGCCTGGCTCGTGATGTCCGGGACGTACGTGCCGATGCTGCGCTACTACCGCCAACCGCTCTGGCTCGCTCCTGCGCTGCCGTTCACCGCGCTCCTCTACCTGCTGATGACCGTCGATTCGGCGGTGCAGCACTACCGGGGCCGGGGCGCGGCCTGGAAGGGGCGCACATACGCCCGGCCCGAGGCCGCCCCCGAGCAGTCGTGA
- a CDS encoding glutamate racemase, with translation MKIALMDSGIGLLAATAAVRRLRPDADIVISSDPDGMPWGPRTPDDIAERALAVAGAAAAQEPDALIIACNTASVHALPAIRAALEPRIPVIGTVPAIKPAAAGGEPFAIWATPATTGSTYQRGLISEFAAGVPVTEVPCHGLAEAVEHADDAAIDAAVAAAAALTPNGARTVVLGCTHYELVAGRIRTALRPGGGPLTFFGSAQAVAAQALRRAGIAPAPDAAQVGALTVLLSGRVGALPDVALAYPEGRLLQTVSTAH, from the coding sequence GTGAAGATCGCGCTCATGGACTCCGGAATCGGCCTGCTCGCCGCGACCGCCGCGGTGCGTCGGCTCCGCCCCGACGCCGACATCGTGATCTCGTCCGACCCCGACGGCATGCCATGGGGTCCGCGCACCCCCGACGACATCGCGGAGCGCGCTCTCGCCGTGGCCGGGGCCGCCGCAGCCCAGGAACCGGACGCCCTGATCATCGCCTGCAACACCGCATCGGTGCATGCGCTGCCCGCGATCCGCGCCGCCCTGGAACCCCGGATCCCGGTGATCGGCACGGTGCCCGCGATCAAGCCGGCCGCGGCGGGCGGCGAGCCCTTCGCGATCTGGGCGACCCCGGCCACCACCGGCAGCACCTACCAGCGCGGACTGATCAGCGAGTTCGCCGCCGGTGTTCCCGTCACGGAGGTGCCCTGCCACGGTCTCGCCGAAGCCGTGGAGCACGCCGACGACGCCGCGATCGACGCCGCTGTCGCCGCTGCCGCGGCGCTCACCCCGAATGGCGCAAGGACCGTCGTCCTCGGCTGCACCCATTACGAGCTGGTGGCCGGACGCATCCGTACGGCCCTGCGCCCCGGGGGCGGGCCGCTCACTTTCTTCGGCAGCGCCCAGGCGGTGGCCGCCCAGGCGCTGCGCCGTGCGGGCATCGCCCCCGCGCCCGACGCCGCCCAGGTCGGGGCCCTGACCGTGCTGCTCAGCGGCCGCGTCGGCGCCCTGCCCGATGTCGCCCTCGCCTACCCCGAAGGGCGCCTGCTCCAGACCGTGAGCACCGCTCACTGA
- the lnt gene encoding apolipoprotein N-acyltransferase translates to MSTTKAPTTAPGRPGARPAATSRPRRLLNRLVRPGVAAFGGVLLYLSFPPRPLWWLALPAFAVFGWVLRGRSWKAGLGLGYLFGLGFLLPLLVWTGVEVGPGPWLGLAAIEALFIGAAGAGTAVVSRLPLWPLWAATLWVAAEAVRARAPFGGFPWGKVAFGQADGTFLPLAALGGTPVLGFAVALCGFGLYECLRQALRLRRTGSLRKGAAATALLTVVVPVAASFGARGLVSDSAEDGTATVAVIQGNVPRLGLDFNSQRRAVLDYHVRETLRLADKVKAGKEPQPDFVLWPENSSDVDPFVDDDARAIIDQAAKTIGAPISVGAVVGGYGTKLYNEQVQWDPELGPVATYDKRQIQPFGEYIPLRGLIGTFAPGYTSMVRQDFNRGTKPGVFTMAGTKVGMATCYEAAFDWAVRDTVTAGAQLISVPSNNATFDRSEMTYQQLAMSRVRAVEHSRTVTVPVTSGVSAVIMPDGKVVRKTALFTPASLVAKVPLRSSQTPATRLGTLPEWALVAAAAAGLAWAITRNVRGRRDSRG, encoded by the coding sequence GTGAGCACCACCAAAGCCCCCACCACCGCCCCGGGCCGGCCCGGCGCGCGGCCCGCTGCCACCTCGCGGCCGCGCCGGCTGCTGAACCGTCTCGTCAGGCCGGGGGTGGCCGCATTCGGCGGGGTGCTCCTGTATCTGAGCTTCCCTCCGAGGCCCCTGTGGTGGCTGGCGCTGCCCGCGTTCGCCGTCTTCGGCTGGGTGCTGCGCGGCCGGAGCTGGAAGGCGGGCCTCGGCCTCGGCTACCTCTTCGGTCTCGGCTTCCTGCTGCCGCTCCTGGTGTGGACCGGTGTCGAGGTGGGCCCCGGGCCGTGGCTCGGGCTCGCCGCGATCGAGGCGCTGTTCATCGGCGCGGCGGGAGCGGGCACCGCGGTGGTCTCCCGGCTGCCCCTGTGGCCCCTGTGGGCCGCCACCCTGTGGGTCGCCGCCGAGGCCGTCCGCGCCCGCGCCCCCTTCGGCGGCTTCCCCTGGGGCAAGGTCGCCTTCGGCCAGGCGGACGGGACCTTCCTGCCGCTCGCCGCCCTGGGCGGCACCCCCGTGCTCGGCTTCGCCGTGGCGCTGTGCGGATTCGGACTGTACGAATGCCTGCGCCAGGCGCTGCGCCTTCGCCGCACGGGAAGCCTGCGCAAGGGCGCGGCGGCGACCGCGCTGCTCACGGTCGTCGTGCCGGTCGCGGCGTCGTTCGGGGCGCGCGGCCTGGTCAGCGACTCCGCCGAGGACGGCACCGCGACCGTCGCCGTGATCCAGGGCAACGTGCCCCGCCTCGGCCTCGACTTCAATTCCCAGCGCCGGGCCGTGCTCGACTACCACGTACGGGAGACGCTCCGGCTCGCCGACAAGGTCAAGGCGGGCAAGGAGCCCCAGCCCGACTTCGTCCTGTGGCCGGAGAACTCCTCCGACGTCGACCCCTTCGTCGACGACGACGCACGCGCGATCATCGACCAGGCCGCCAAGACCATCGGCGCACCGATCTCGGTCGGCGCGGTGGTGGGCGGCTACGGGACGAAGCTCTACAACGAGCAGGTCCAGTGGGACCCGGAACTGGGGCCCGTCGCCACCTACGACAAGCGGCAGATCCAGCCGTTCGGCGAGTACATTCCACTGCGCGGCCTCATCGGCACCTTCGCCCCCGGGTACACCTCCATGGTGCGCCAGGACTTCAACCGGGGCACCAAGCCGGGCGTGTTCACCATGGCGGGCACCAAGGTCGGCATGGCCACCTGTTACGAGGCCGCCTTCGACTGGGCGGTGCGCGACACCGTCACCGCGGGCGCCCAGCTGATCTCCGTGCCGAGCAACAACGCCACCTTCGACCGCAGCGAGATGACCTATCAGCAGCTCGCCATGAGCCGGGTGCGGGCCGTCGAGCACAGCAGGACCGTCACCGTCCCCGTCACCAGCGGTGTCAGTGCGGTGATCATGCCCGACGGCAAGGTCGTCCGGAAGACCGCTCTGTTCACCCCGGCCTCGCTCGTGGCGAAGGTGCCGCTGCGCTCCTCGCAGACGCCCGCGACGCGACTGGGCACGCTGCCGGAGTGGGCGCTCGTCGCGGCCGCCGCGGCGGGCCTGGCCTGGGCGATCACCCGGAACGTGCGCGGGCGCCGCGACTCCAGGGGCTGA
- a CDS encoding NUDIX hydrolase, with product MATPDFIRDIRAVAGHQLLLLPGVSAIVFDDEGRVLLGRRADTGQWSTIGGIPEPGEEPAHTAVREVYEETGVRCVAERVVLVEAAHTPVVYPNGDVCQFMDIAFRCRATGGEARVNDDESLDVGWFTMDALPKLSEFALFRIKQAQADGPTWFQPSTEL from the coding sequence ATGGCAACTCCTGACTTCATCCGAGACATCCGGGCCGTCGCCGGGCACCAGCTGCTTCTGCTGCCGGGCGTGAGCGCGATCGTCTTCGACGACGAGGGCCGGGTCCTGCTCGGCCGCCGCGCGGACACCGGCCAGTGGTCGACGATCGGCGGGATCCCCGAGCCGGGGGAGGAGCCGGCGCACACCGCGGTGCGTGAGGTGTACGAGGAGACCGGCGTACGGTGCGTCGCCGAGCGGGTCGTCCTTGTGGAGGCGGCGCACACTCCCGTCGTCTATCCCAACGGTGACGTGTGCCAGTTCATGGACATCGCCTTCCGCTGTCGCGCCACCGGGGGCGAGGCCCGCGTCAACGACGACGAGTCGCTCGACGTGGGCTGGTTCACCATGGACGCCCTGCCGAAGCTCAGCGAGTTCGCGCTGTTCCGCATCAAGCAGGCACAGGCGGACGGCCCCACATGGTTCCAACCCAGCACCGAGCTCTGA
- a CDS encoding 3-hydroxybutyrate dehydrogenase has protein sequence MTAPLTPAHSVTVDLRGRGALVTGAAGGIGRACALRLASAGAEVRAVDRDAAGLDDLVARAAGLSGTVHPLVLDLTDLDAAERAAAGTDILVNNAGLQLVRPIEEFPPDVFHTVLTVMLEAPFRLIRGALPHMYARGWGRIVNLSSVHGLRASAFKSAYVAAKHGLEGLSKTAALEGAPHGVTSNCVSPGYVRTPLVERQIADQAAAHGIPEERVLTEVLLKDAALKRLLEPHEVAEAVAYLCTPQASFITGTSLALDGGWTAH, from the coding sequence ATGACCGCGCCCCTCACCCCCGCCCACTCCGTCACCGTCGACCTGCGAGGACGCGGCGCACTCGTCACCGGCGCGGCCGGCGGCATCGGCCGCGCCTGCGCCCTGCGGCTCGCCTCGGCCGGAGCCGAGGTCAGGGCGGTGGACCGGGACGCGGCAGGGCTCGACGACCTCGTGGCCCGAGCGGCCGGGCTCAGCGGCACCGTGCACCCCCTCGTCCTCGACCTCACCGACCTCGACGCCGCCGAACGGGCCGCAGCGGGCACCGACATCCTGGTGAACAACGCCGGGCTCCAACTGGTGCGCCCCATCGAGGAGTTCCCGCCCGACGTCTTCCACACGGTCCTCACCGTCATGCTCGAAGCCCCGTTCCGTCTGATCAGGGGAGCGCTGCCCCACATGTACGCGCGGGGCTGGGGGCGCATCGTCAACCTGTCGTCGGTGCACGGGCTGAGGGCCTCCGCCTTCAAGTCGGCCTATGTGGCCGCCAAACACGGCCTCGAAGGCCTCTCCAAGACCGCCGCCCTCGAAGGCGCCCCGCACGGCGTCACATCGAACTGCGTCAGCCCCGGCTATGTGCGCACGCCCCTGGTGGAACGGCAGATCGCCGACCAGGCCGCGGCCCACGGCATACCGGAGGAACGCGTGCTCACCGAGGTCCTCCTCAAGGACGCCGCGCTCAAACGACTCCTCGAGCCGCACGAGGTCGCCGAGGCCGTCGCGTATCTCTGCACCCCGCAGGCGTCGTTCATCACCGGCACCTCGCTGGCTCTCGACGGGGGATGGACCGCCCACTGA
- a CDS encoding helix-turn-helix domain-containing protein, giving the protein MTHHHAHAGDHPEAPYLELLARGAPAEAYDSPALIARADGAGPDTLADLDSMRRLALRVRADLEGRRRREAELSALFETAHDLAGLRDLDAVLRAIVQRARSLLRTEVAYLSLNDPAAGDTYMRVTEGSVAARFQQLRLGMGEGLGGLVAQTARPYVTSSYFDDERFQHTSAIDTGVRDEGLVAILGVPLMLGSTGSTVIGVLFAADRHPRVFAREEIALLGSFAAHAAVAIDTANLLAETRSALAELERANATIRDHSAVLERASEAHDRLTELVLRGGGVHDVAEAVSEVLAGTVEFADADSPHTAVLRLSGTDGHAMRHGDDWLAGVSAGGELLGALVLHGHPGLDPVDRRTLERAAMVTSLLLLARRSAGEAEQRVRGELLDDLLDAPGRDRQVLRERAARLHADLDAPHVVLAARIDGPVPTPAARRTADRRRIGSAAAYLAATRHGLASTRDGGTVLLLPLGPGDTPAETARQTAKQLGGALREPVTVGASGAVAAPALTPGAVAAAYAESRRCLEALRLLGRTGEGAAAQELGFLGLLLADTQDIHGFVERTIGSVVAYDKKRGTALVRTLDAYFANGMSPARTKEHLHVHVNTVAQRLERIGRLLGPDWQTPARALEIQLALRLHVAGPATRP; this is encoded by the coding sequence ATGACCCACCACCACGCGCACGCCGGCGACCATCCGGAAGCCCCCTACCTGGAACTCCTCGCGCGCGGCGCGCCGGCCGAGGCGTACGACAGCCCGGCCCTGATCGCCCGCGCCGACGGCGCGGGCCCCGACACGCTCGCGGACCTGGACTCGATGCGCCGGCTCGCCCTGCGCGTACGCGCCGACCTCGAAGGACGCAGACGCCGCGAGGCCGAGCTCTCCGCCCTGTTCGAGACCGCCCACGACCTCGCGGGACTGCGCGACCTGGACGCCGTGCTGCGCGCCATCGTGCAACGCGCCCGCTCGCTGCTGCGCACCGAGGTCGCCTACCTCAGCCTCAACGACCCCGCAGCGGGCGACACATACATGCGCGTCACCGAAGGATCGGTGGCCGCCCGCTTCCAGCAGCTGCGGCTCGGCATGGGCGAAGGCCTCGGCGGGCTCGTCGCGCAGACCGCCCGCCCGTACGTCACCTCCAGCTACTTCGACGACGAACGCTTCCAGCACACCAGCGCCATCGACACCGGCGTACGCGACGAAGGCCTCGTCGCGATCCTCGGCGTTCCCCTGATGCTCGGCAGCACCGGCAGCACGGTCATCGGGGTGCTGTTCGCGGCCGACCGGCACCCCCGGGTCTTCGCCCGCGAGGAGATCGCCCTGCTCGGCTCGTTCGCGGCGCACGCCGCCGTCGCCATCGACACCGCCAACCTCCTGGCCGAGACCCGCTCGGCCCTCGCCGAACTGGAGAGGGCCAACGCGACGATCCGGGACCACAGCGCGGTCCTCGAACGGGCTTCGGAAGCGCACGACCGGCTCACCGAACTGGTCCTGCGCGGCGGCGGAGTCCACGACGTGGCCGAAGCGGTGTCCGAAGTCCTGGCCGGCACCGTGGAGTTCGCCGACGCCGACTCGCCCCATACCGCCGTCCTGCGGCTCAGCGGCACCGACGGCCACGCGATGCGCCACGGCGACGACTGGCTCGCCGGAGTGTCGGCCGGCGGCGAACTCCTGGGCGCCCTGGTCCTGCACGGCCACCCCGGCCTCGATCCCGTCGACCGGCGCACCCTGGAACGGGCCGCGATGGTCACCTCGCTGCTCCTGCTCGCCCGGCGCTCGGCGGGCGAGGCCGAACAGCGGGTGCGGGGCGAGCTGTTGGACGATCTCCTGGACGCGCCGGGCCGGGACCGGCAGGTGCTGCGCGAACGCGCCGCCCGCCTGCACGCCGACCTCGACGCCCCGCACGTGGTGCTCGCCGCGCGCATCGACGGCCCCGTCCCCACCCCCGCCGCCCGCCGCACCGCGGACCGCCGGCGCATCGGCTCCGCCGCCGCGTACCTGGCCGCCACCCGCCACGGCCTCGCCTCGACACGGGACGGCGGTACGGTGCTGCTTCTGCCGCTCGGCCCCGGCGACACCCCGGCCGAGACCGCCCGCCAGACCGCGAAGCAACTCGGCGGCGCGCTGCGCGAGCCCGTCACGGTCGGCGCGTCCGGCGCCGTCGCGGCCCCGGCCCTGACACCCGGGGCCGTCGCCGCCGCCTACGCCGAGTCCCGCCGCTGCCTGGAGGCCCTGCGGCTGCTGGGCCGCACGGGCGAGGGCGCCGCCGCCCAGGAACTCGGCTTCCTCGGGCTGCTGCTCGCGGACACCCAGGACATCCACGGATTCGTCGAGCGCACGATCGGCTCGGTCGTGGCGTACGACAAGAAGCGCGGCACCGCCCTGGTCCGCACGCTCGACGCCTACTTCGCCAACGGCATGAGCCCCGCCCGTACCAAGGAGCATCTCCACGTCCATGTGAACACCGTGGCCCAGCGGCTGGAACGGATCGGGCGGCTCCTCGGCCCCGACTGGCAGACACCGGCCCGCGCCCTGGAGATCCAGCTGGCCCTCCGCCTCCATGTGGCGGGCCCGGCCACAAGGCCCTGA